The Sinomonas sp. P10A9 genome includes a window with the following:
- a CDS encoding cupin domain-containing protein produces MSLNESLYSEVVSFDDVPLEVARPGITRKAYATDEVMIVWNKVEKGLELRPHSHEDFDQLVFILEGEADYYVDGVAHHMGPRDLMLVERGKEHYIDVTSGPCVNLDIFVPPRADYAHLTAWVANLAAKEPLTLGGRA; encoded by the coding sequence GTGTCCCTCAACGAATCGCTCTACTCGGAGGTCGTCAGCTTCGACGACGTCCCGCTCGAAGTCGCCCGGCCGGGCATCACCCGCAAGGCCTATGCCACAGACGAGGTCATGATCGTGTGGAACAAGGTGGAGAAGGGCCTCGAGCTCCGTCCCCACTCGCACGAGGACTTCGACCAGCTCGTATTCATCCTCGAGGGCGAGGCCGACTACTACGTCGACGGCGTGGCCCACCACATGGGCCCGCGCGACCTCATGCTCGTGGAGCGCGGCAAGGAGCACTACATCGACGTGACCTCCGGCCCGTGCGTGAACCTGGACATCTTCGTCCCGCCGCGCGCCGACTACGCCCACCTCACCGCGTGGGTGGCCAACCTGGCCGCCAAGGAACCCCTCACCCTGGGCGGGCGGGCATGA
- a CDS encoding DUF6282 family protein produces the protein MLKPEGHEPVTLEDPEVAAILDGAVDLHVHPSPSPFPRRLSIAEAAWQAHEAGFRAILVKSHHHSMVTDIRAASEALGGLPIPVVSGVALNNYVGGLNPYAAELALAQGGRMVWFPTISSHAHICVHEAEGQNMRFPTNNLGLRHTTEIGILDAEGAIKPEALDILEVIKAHDAIMSCGHLDADQTERLIEQASSMGIKRILVNHPNFVIGAEPERVRRWVALGARIEHSVCQYDDRTSFYQWGLDTLLGFVRAAGVENTLLGSDLGQANNPLPVDAYARMVRGLLDAGVSKEDVRRLIADNPAELLGI, from the coding sequence ATGCTGAAGCCCGAAGGCCATGAGCCCGTCACCCTCGAGGACCCGGAGGTTGCCGCCATCCTGGACGGCGCAGTCGACCTCCACGTCCACCCGAGCCCCTCGCCGTTCCCGCGCCGGCTGTCCATCGCGGAGGCCGCGTGGCAGGCGCACGAGGCCGGGTTCCGGGCCATCCTGGTCAAGAGCCACCACCACTCGATGGTCACGGACATCCGCGCTGCGTCCGAGGCACTCGGCGGCCTGCCGATCCCGGTGGTCTCCGGCGTGGCCCTCAACAACTACGTGGGCGGGCTCAACCCGTACGCCGCCGAGCTGGCCCTCGCCCAGGGCGGCCGGATGGTCTGGTTCCCGACCATCTCCTCGCACGCCCACATCTGCGTGCACGAGGCCGAGGGCCAGAACATGCGCTTCCCCACCAACAACCTGGGCCTCCGCCACACCACGGAGATCGGCATCCTCGACGCCGAGGGCGCGATCAAGCCCGAGGCCCTCGACATCCTCGAGGTCATCAAGGCCCACGACGCGATCATGTCCTGCGGCCACCTCGACGCGGACCAGACGGAGCGGCTCATCGAGCAGGCCTCGTCGATGGGGATCAAGCGCATCCTCGTGAACCACCCGAACTTCGTCATCGGCGCCGAGCCGGAGCGCGTGCGCCGCTGGGTCGCACTCGGGGCGCGGATCGAGCACTCGGTCTGCCAGTACGATGACCGCACCTCGTTCTACCAGTGGGGCCTCGACACCCTGCTCGGCTTCGTCAGGGCCGCCGGCGTGGAGAACACGCTGCTGGGCTCGGACCTGGGGCAGGCGAACAACCCGCTGCCGGTGGACGCCTACGCGCGCATGGTCCGCGGTCTGCTGGACGCTGGCGTGTCCAAGGAGGACGTCCGCCGGCTCATCGCCGACAACCCCGCCGAGCTGCTGGGGATCTGA
- a CDS encoding HpcH/HpaI aldolase family protein, with translation MSLPTSLRELMAERPVLGTFLKIPRFEIVDILALSGFDFVVCDYEHSQMSVGEACDVVRAGRARGLPVLVRVPSLDRGDINRLLEAGAAGIQLARGSGAEAGSLRKLVSYPPLGTRSVSLAQPAADYGMGVSLAEHFERSNSTVLAVGQFETADYADGIDAAMAALDVAFIGPVDLSVDLGTPGEQDSEPMRAAVAAIEAAAAARRVPMGIFAGSAEAAADAVARGYRYIVAGSDLTMLAGGARQFSGLLQTVGG, from the coding sequence ATGTCCCTGCCTACGTCCCTGCGCGAGCTTATGGCCGAGCGCCCCGTCCTCGGCACCTTCCTGAAGATCCCGCGGTTCGAGATCGTGGACATCCTGGCCCTCTCCGGCTTCGACTTTGTGGTCTGCGACTACGAGCACTCGCAGATGTCGGTGGGGGAGGCGTGCGACGTCGTGCGGGCCGGCCGGGCGCGCGGGCTGCCGGTCCTAGTGCGGGTCCCATCCTTGGACCGGGGCGACATTAACCGCCTTCTCGAGGCCGGGGCGGCGGGGATCCAGCTCGCGCGCGGCTCGGGGGCCGAGGCGGGCTCCCTGCGGAAGCTGGTCTCGTACCCGCCGCTCGGGACCCGGTCCGTCTCGCTCGCGCAGCCGGCGGCGGACTACGGGATGGGCGTCTCCCTGGCAGAGCACTTCGAGCGGTCCAACTCGACCGTGCTCGCGGTGGGGCAGTTCGAGACCGCCGACTACGCCGACGGGATCGACGCCGCGATGGCAGCCCTGGACGTGGCGTTCATCGGGCCCGTGGACCTCTCGGTGGATCTGGGCACGCCGGGGGAGCAGGACTCGGAGCCCATGCGGGCCGCCGTTGCCGCCATCGAGGCGGCCGCTGCCGCGCGCAGGGTGCCGATGGGCATCTTCGCAGGCTCGGCGGAGGCCGCGGCCGACGCCGTGGCGCGCGGCTACCGCTACATCGTCGCCGGCTCGGACCTGACGATGCTCGCGGGCGGGGCGAGGCAGTTCAGCGGGTTGCTGCAGACGGTTGGTGGCTGA
- a CDS encoding DNA/RNA helicase domain-containing protein has protein sequence MTSLRIERLALDSESVKVWAAGDARHRNWPVVYTLNNESSIYIGESLNAATRMNQHIANGRGSLNAVRVVVDDRFNKSACLDLESYLIRFFAGDGRFTVENRNEGVTDAAYYDRGHYQQTFDQVFETLRKEGMFSQTIPQIVNSDLFKLSPFKALTQDQAGAVNDILEGLFEDLENGRPSTIVIQGDPGTGKTIVAIYLMKLLSDIRSHHNEDLVESDSIFAEYFLEGYPELLRDFRVALVVPQQSLRQSIQNVFAKTPGLGKGMVISQFDVGFSETPYDLLIVDEAHRLSQRANQSSGVRNRDFQRINERLFGSDDNALTQLDWIKKQSTHQIFLVDAAQSVRPADLPRERLKSLLSEAKDDHRLYPLLTQMRLQAGEDYVTYVRSMLTESAPQPQRFGEYEFALYDDLKEMLAKIREKEQESKLARLVAGYAWPWVSKKHPKAYDIEIDDCRLRWNSTDRDWINSPKSVNEVGSIHTVQGYDLNYAGVIIGPELKYNRSLQRIVVDRSNYHDKKGKENNPRLGIVYSDQQLLEYIVNIYGVLLTRGMRGTYVYVCDPALRTYLSRFIPRAM, from the coding sequence ATGACCAGCCTTAGGATCGAGCGCCTCGCGCTCGACAGCGAATCGGTCAAGGTCTGGGCAGCCGGGGACGCGCGCCACCGCAACTGGCCGGTGGTCTACACGCTGAACAACGAGAGCAGCATCTACATCGGCGAGTCGCTGAACGCAGCAACCCGGATGAACCAGCACATCGCCAACGGTCGTGGCAGCCTCAACGCCGTTCGCGTCGTCGTGGATGACCGCTTCAACAAGTCGGCATGTCTCGATCTCGAGTCCTACCTCATCCGGTTCTTCGCAGGCGACGGCAGATTCACTGTGGAGAACCGCAACGAGGGCGTCACCGATGCCGCCTACTACGACCGGGGCCATTACCAGCAAACGTTCGACCAAGTCTTCGAGACCCTCCGCAAGGAGGGCATGTTCAGCCAAACGATTCCTCAGATCGTCAACAGCGACCTCTTCAAGCTCTCTCCATTCAAGGCGCTGACGCAAGACCAGGCAGGCGCAGTCAACGACATCTTGGAGGGCCTCTTCGAGGACCTCGAGAATGGTCGGCCGAGCACTATCGTCATCCAAGGCGACCCCGGCACGGGCAAGACCATCGTTGCGATCTACCTCATGAAGCTGCTCAGCGACATCCGATCGCACCACAACGAAGACCTCGTCGAGAGTGACTCGATCTTCGCCGAGTACTTTCTGGAGGGGTACCCCGAGCTGCTCCGCGACTTCCGCGTGGCACTCGTGGTACCTCAGCAGTCCCTGCGCCAGTCAATTCAGAACGTCTTCGCAAAGACTCCCGGGCTGGGAAAGGGAATGGTCATCTCGCAGTTCGACGTCGGCTTCAGCGAAACACCATACGATCTGCTGATCGTCGACGAGGCTCACAGGCTCTCGCAACGCGCGAACCAGTCCTCAGGTGTGCGGAACAGGGATTTCCAGAGAATCAACGAGCGTCTATTCGGGTCGGACGACAACGCCCTGACCCAGCTCGATTGGATCAAGAAGCAGAGCACCCACCAGATCTTCCTGGTCGACGCCGCCCAAAGTGTTCGTCCCGCTGATCTGCCCAGAGAGCGCTTGAAATCTCTGCTCTCAGAGGCGAAGGACGACCACCGCCTGTACCCGCTGCTGACCCAGATGCGCCTTCAGGCTGGTGAGGACTACGTAACCTACGTCAGGTCGATGCTCACTGAATCCGCGCCTCAGCCTCAGCGGTTCGGCGAGTACGAGTTCGCGTTATACGACGATTTGAAGGAAATGCTCGCGAAGATTCGCGAGAAGGAACAGGAGTCAAAGCTGGCGAGACTCGTAGCTGGCTATGCCTGGCCGTGGGTGAGCAAGAAGCACCCGAAGGCCTACGACATTGAGATCGATGACTGCCGCCTCCGCTGGAACTCCACGGACCGCGACTGGATCAACTCCCCGAAGTCGGTCAATGAAGTCGGCTCAATTCACACCGTACAGGGGTATGACCTCAACTACGCCGGCGTGATCATCGGACCAGAACTCAAGTACAACCGGTCACTGCAGCGCATCGTCGTCGACCGCAGCAACTATCACGATAAGAAGGGCAAAGAGAACAACCCTCGTCTCGGTATCGTGTATTCAGACCAGCAACTGCTGGAGTACATCGTCAACATCTACGGCGTTCTGCTGACCCGTGGAATGCGGGGCACCTACGTCTACGTCTGCGATCCCGCCCTTCGCACCTATCTGAGTCGGTTCATCCCTCGCGCCATGTGA
- a CDS encoding nucleotide pyrophosphohydrolase, producing the protein MSQEGIERVLGELREFVREREWEQFHSPENLAKSVSIEAGELLECFQWGQPKDVSGVRHELADVLTYCLLLADRLGMDPLEVVIEKLEITRAKYPVELSRGRSTKHDQP; encoded by the coding sequence GTGAGTCAAGAGGGCATCGAACGCGTTTTAGGGGAGCTCCGCGAGTTTGTCCGTGAGCGAGAGTGGGAGCAGTTTCATTCACCCGAGAATCTCGCGAAGAGTGTTTCGATCGAAGCCGGTGAGTTGCTCGAGTGCTTCCAGTGGGGTCAGCCCAAAGACGTCTCAGGCGTTCGTCACGAGCTGGCCGACGTGCTGACTTATTGCTTGCTCCTCGCGGACAGACTGGGAATGGATCCACTGGAAGTTGTGATCGAGAAGCTCGAGATCACTCGAGCCAAGTACCCAGTCGAGCTGTCGCGGGGACGGAGTACCAAGCATGACCAGCCTTAG
- a CDS encoding DUF3841 domain-containing protein has protein sequence MSIPVSRARPAAAVPPGRIPYDLNAPVMLLHTMQSGDAFRELESTGHLTADPSRAHYDEPYSWMYEQMNRRLPTSGQGALWLWAKIRRDDLIQNVRDSRGEVLLTCRIPRERVLVSQFDDWHQVLDGFPNVLPLASESDDDYGDRRDRILDDLCGRAEAAGAANRLVWDWPDALRTEVMDSWETILEHSNYLRTHYWQATVHELRADDVVEAVWIER, from the coding sequence GTGTCGATTCCCGTCTCCCGTGCCCGCCCTGCAGCCGCTGTCCCGCCCGGCCGCATTCCCTATGATCTGAACGCGCCCGTGATGCTGCTGCACACCATGCAGTCCGGTGATGCGTTCCGCGAGCTCGAATCCACCGGCCACCTCACGGCCGACCCATCCCGAGCTCACTACGACGAGCCGTACTCCTGGATGTATGAGCAGATGAATCGTCGCCTCCCCACCAGTGGGCAGGGAGCGCTCTGGCTCTGGGCGAAGATCCGTCGGGACGATCTCATCCAGAACGTGCGCGACTCGCGCGGAGAAGTGCTCCTGACGTGCCGGATCCCCCGCGAACGTGTCCTCGTGTCGCAGTTCGACGACTGGCATCAGGTGCTCGACGGCTTCCCCAATGTCCTTCCGCTGGCCAGTGAGAGCGACGACGACTACGGCGACCGGCGTGACCGCATCCTCGACGACCTGTGCGGGCGTGCGGAAGCGGCAGGCGCCGCAAACCGGCTCGTCTGGGACTGGCCCGACGCCCTGCGGACCGAGGTCATGGACTCATGGGAGACGATATTGGAGCACTCCAACTATCTGCGGACGCACTACTGGCAGGCCACCGTCCACGAGCTCAGGGCAGATGACGTCGTCGAGGCTGTGTGGATCGAGCGGTAG
- a CDS encoding DNA cytosine methyltransferase, which yields MSAELTSVEICAGAGGQALGLEVAGFGHEALVEIEQSACETLRLNRPSWNVVEQDLLNWSGKPYAGVELLAGGVPCPPFSKAGKQLGADDERNLFPKAIELVDEVRPKAVMLENVRGLLDAVFDTYRDDVETQLTKLGYKPGWRLLNASDFGVSQLRPRVIFVGIRKDLADEFEWPIPNNSMPPTVGELLKDLMAARGWEGADDWAARANSIAPTLVGGSRKHGGPDLGPTRARAAWAALGVEGRTIADDAPEPDLEGMPRLTVRMAARIQGFPDTWTIHGRKTAAYRQIGNAFPPPVAAAVGRQIHKAITRRRLHAIAS from the coding sequence ATGAGTGCGGAGCTCACCTCAGTAGAGATTTGCGCGGGGGCAGGCGGGCAGGCGCTGGGCCTGGAGGTCGCAGGGTTCGGGCACGAGGCCCTTGTTGAGATTGAACAGTCGGCATGTGAGACCCTTCGGCTAAATCGCCCTTCGTGGAACGTCGTAGAACAAGACCTCTTGAACTGGTCAGGAAAGCCCTACGCGGGTGTCGAGCTATTGGCTGGCGGCGTTCCATGCCCTCCCTTTTCCAAGGCGGGAAAGCAACTCGGTGCCGATGACGAGCGAAACCTATTTCCCAAGGCGATCGAACTGGTCGATGAGGTACGCCCGAAAGCTGTCATGCTCGAAAACGTACGTGGCCTTCTCGATGCAGTGTTTGATACCTATCGTGACGACGTCGAAACTCAGCTAACCAAGCTTGGCTATAAACCTGGGTGGCGCCTACTCAACGCCTCCGACTTCGGGGTCTCGCAACTTCGTCCCCGCGTTATATTTGTGGGGATTAGAAAGGACTTGGCCGACGAATTTGAATGGCCAATTCCGAACAACTCAATGCCGCCGACAGTTGGCGAACTGCTCAAGGACCTCATGGCGGCTCGGGGCTGGGAGGGAGCGGATGACTGGGCGGCAAGAGCCAACAGCATCGCACCCACGCTTGTAGGCGGCTCCCGAAAGCACGGAGGCCCGGACCTCGGGCCGACCCGCGCACGCGCCGCATGGGCTGCCCTAGGTGTCGAGGGGCGCACTATTGCCGACGATGCGCCCGAACCTGATCTTGAAGGAATGCCGCGCCTCACGGTTCGCATGGCTGCACGAATTCAAGGCTTTCCCGACACCTGGACAATCCATGGCCGCAAGACGGCCGCATACCGCCAGATCGGCAACGCATTCCCACCCCCAGTTGCGGCGGCTGTCGGTCGCCAGATTCATAAGGCGATTACGCGAAGACGACTTCATGCAATTGCGTCCTGA
- a CDS encoding NaeI family type II restriction endonuclease: MTLFDSTELIDEEVENVTAELLALDPDGSRMARVFRGTFDQLYDGQRTGRYKIEQLFKTEKTHFGTLVEINLQRELKFKDGDILDFKIAGNEVDCKYSHTGAWMLPMESFDEIVLVTQADDHRSTWSAGVVRVAEQNRRTSVNRDKKTGLNALGRSRIRWVHKNAKMPPNTLLQLAPQVVDRIMSGRTGQARLNELFRSAKDKRIPRNVIATVAQQNDFMKRVRDNGGSRGALRSEGILILGGDYRIQRDLAVALGSEAPDPGELVSFEVVPADPGLGVEIDGNWWRHSKPGERATVPAPTLPRSRAKP; this comes from the coding sequence ATGACGCTATTCGACTCAACAGAGCTAATCGACGAAGAAGTGGAGAACGTAACCGCCGAGCTCCTAGCCCTTGATCCGGATGGGTCTCGCATGGCAAGAGTCTTTCGAGGGACATTCGATCAGCTCTACGACGGACAGCGAACTGGACGCTACAAAATTGAGCAACTATTCAAGACAGAAAAGACTCATTTTGGCACACTGGTAGAGATCAACCTGCAACGCGAGTTAAAATTCAAGGATGGTGATATCTTAGACTTCAAAATAGCCGGAAATGAGGTTGACTGCAAGTACTCGCATACCGGCGCTTGGATGCTGCCCATGGAAAGCTTTGATGAGATCGTGCTAGTCACTCAGGCGGATGATCACCGTTCGACCTGGAGTGCTGGCGTAGTGCGGGTCGCAGAACAGAACCGGAGAACGAGCGTGAATCGAGACAAGAAGACAGGTCTCAATGCCCTCGGCCGTTCAAGGATTAGATGGGTGCACAAGAACGCCAAAATGCCACCCAACACCCTACTCCAGCTCGCCCCGCAGGTTGTTGACAGGATCATGTCCGGACGAACCGGACAGGCACGGCTAAACGAGCTGTTCCGAAGCGCCAAGGATAAACGAATTCCCCGGAACGTTATTGCCACCGTCGCTCAGCAGAACGACTTCATGAAGCGCGTACGAGACAACGGAGGATCACGGGGTGCCCTGCGCTCGGAGGGGATTCTCATTTTGGGTGGCGACTATCGGATCCAAAGAGATCTCGCGGTCGCCCTCGGCTCGGAGGCCCCAGACCCTGGCGAACTGGTCAGCTTCGAAGTGGTACCAGCAGACCCCGGGCTTGGAGTCGAGATCGACGGGAATTGGTGGCGACACTCGAAGCCGGGCGAGCGTGCCACAGTCCCAGCGCCAACCTTGCCCCGCAGCCGAGCGAAACCCTAG
- the drmB gene encoding DrmB family protein, which yields MSTGAMRRAQLVTPFGVGAMSVLVNGTSVVTAGLDHWYDVDDAGALALEEYQAHDWRLEARLGVSEFRLPPDYRPQGQGSDRRNVKLTVPVLRFPRWCFCIYCKRLELSTLTMQQQVTCRDKEHAANKYKPRMSQVPFVAVCSRGHLDDFPFDKWVHRSNSPACRGPLRLKSRGGGGLEGQVVTCDGCGEERSLRGITQGRFVQGEEHTTLSDRLLKQGGPYLCTGARPWLAQLEGPCNEPVRGALRAAGNVYFPKVESSIYLPLKEGAVSEEMHELMRHPAVSTTMRTLHSIFGADLELTVLRDNLLKNVPPELFGPIADEELMAGYRDLLGIDAEQPEQGDGSGSEVLTGDDEWRHPEFQHIRETPKDDHLTATDPKVHPDLRLHIDRVRSVDVLRETRALRGFTRVRDGALKLSVGKSLLRREPLSPAQDWLPAYVVKGEGIYLELDPLRLAAWEARAEVRARAQKLTDHYGAVASKRGLEPRELSPRFVLLHTLAHLLINQLVFACGYSSASLRERLYVSSAPGREMAGLLIYTAAGDSEGTMGGLVRMARPDSLRSVFASAISDARWCSTDPVCMDAGEKGQGPDSCNLAACHGCALLPETSCEEFNHFLDRALVVGTFADPGMGFFSDTPPSS from the coding sequence ATGAGTACAGGTGCCATGCGACGGGCCCAGCTCGTCACCCCTTTCGGTGTCGGCGCCATGAGCGTCCTCGTCAACGGAACCTCGGTCGTGACGGCAGGGCTCGACCACTGGTACGACGTCGACGACGCCGGCGCCCTAGCGCTCGAGGAATACCAAGCACACGACTGGCGCCTGGAGGCCCGTCTAGGGGTCTCCGAGTTCCGTCTGCCGCCGGACTACCGCCCCCAAGGCCAAGGCAGCGACCGGCGCAACGTCAAGCTCACGGTCCCGGTACTGCGCTTCCCTCGCTGGTGCTTCTGCATATACTGCAAACGGCTGGAACTGAGCACGCTGACCATGCAGCAGCAGGTGACGTGCAGGGACAAGGAGCACGCCGCCAACAAGTACAAGCCGCGCATGTCGCAGGTTCCCTTCGTCGCCGTGTGCTCGCGAGGGCACCTCGACGACTTTCCCTTCGACAAGTGGGTGCATCGCTCGAACAGCCCTGCCTGCAGGGGTCCACTGCGGTTGAAGTCGCGCGGTGGCGGGGGCCTCGAAGGGCAGGTCGTGACCTGCGACGGGTGCGGTGAAGAACGCTCGCTGCGTGGCATCACACAGGGCCGCTTCGTCCAGGGCGAGGAACACACCACCCTGAGCGATCGGCTCCTGAAGCAGGGGGGTCCATACCTGTGCACCGGCGCCCGGCCCTGGCTCGCACAGCTCGAAGGCCCATGCAATGAACCGGTACGCGGAGCGCTCCGCGCCGCCGGGAACGTGTACTTCCCGAAGGTCGAGTCATCGATCTACCTACCGCTCAAGGAAGGCGCGGTCAGTGAGGAGATGCACGAACTCATGCGGCACCCAGCAGTCAGCACGACCATGCGCACCCTCCACAGCATCTTCGGCGCCGATCTGGAACTGACCGTGCTCCGCGACAACCTGCTCAAGAACGTGCCGCCGGAACTGTTCGGCCCGATCGCCGACGAAGAGCTGATGGCGGGCTACCGGGACCTTCTCGGCATTGACGCCGAGCAGCCGGAGCAAGGGGACGGCAGCGGCTCCGAGGTCCTGACGGGCGACGACGAATGGCGGCACCCGGAGTTCCAACACATCCGGGAAACGCCGAAGGACGACCACCTCACCGCAACCGATCCAAAGGTGCATCCAGACCTCCGCCTGCACATCGATCGCGTGCGCTCCGTCGACGTGCTGCGAGAGACCCGAGCGCTCCGCGGCTTCACCCGCGTCCGCGATGGGGCCCTCAAACTGAGCGTCGGCAAGTCGCTGCTGCGCAGGGAACCGCTGTCCCCGGCACAGGACTGGTTGCCCGCCTATGTCGTGAAAGGGGAAGGGATCTACCTCGAGCTCGACCCGCTGCGGCTGGCTGCCTGGGAGGCAAGGGCAGAAGTCCGGGCCAGAGCGCAGAAGCTCACCGACCACTACGGTGCTGTCGCCTCCAAGCGAGGGCTCGAACCCCGGGAACTCAGCCCCCGATTCGTGCTGCTGCACACGCTCGCGCACCTGCTCATCAACCAGCTGGTCTTTGCCTGCGGCTACAGCTCAGCGTCACTTCGCGAGCGGCTCTACGTATCCTCGGCACCGGGCCGCGAGATGGCCGGGCTCCTGATCTACACGGCAGCGGGCGACTCCGAGGGCACCATGGGAGGTCTAGTGCGGATGGCACGGCCCGACAGCCTCCGCTCGGTCTTCGCCTCCGCCATCAGCGATGCCCGATGGTGCTCCACCGACCCTGTCTGCATGGACGCCGGCGAGAAGGGCCAAGGCCCTGACTCCTGCAACCTCGCAGCTTGCCATGGCTGCGCCCTCCTTCCCGAGACGAGCTGCGAGGAGTTCAACCATTTCCTGGATCGCGCCCTAGTTGTAGGCACCTTTGCTGATCCAGGGATGGGGTTCTTTTCGGACACCCCACCGAGTTCATGA